A single window of Acidobacteriota bacterium DNA harbors:
- the pgsA gene encoding CDP-diacylglycerol--glycerol-3-phosphate 3-phosphatidyltransferase, translating to MLNAPNLLSIFRILLVPLLVVVLLTKIDGKEFIGLGVFLLAALTDFLDGFLARRNQQETRLGKLLDPAADKILTSAAFISLVELGVAPAWMVVAIIAREFAVSSLRAFAASEGLVIAAGISGKVKTVLQIVAIALLIFYNQLGQFSHLAPISLWIALIASVYSGLEYFALFGRELLREHLSSGSSAS from the coding sequence ATGCTGAACGCACCCAATCTCCTGTCGATCTTTCGAATTCTGCTCGTACCGCTGCTGGTGGTCGTGCTACTGACCAAGATCGACGGCAAGGAGTTCATTGGCCTGGGCGTCTTCTTGCTCGCCGCCCTGACCGATTTCCTCGACGGCTTTCTGGCCCGTCGCAACCAGCAGGAGACCCGCCTCGGCAAGCTGCTCGATCCGGCGGCGGACAAGATTCTGACCTCGGCCGCTTTCATTTCGCTGGTCGAGCTCGGTGTCGCCCCGGCCTGGATGGTGGTGGCGATCATCGCTCGCGAGTTCGCCGTCAGCTCCCTGCGCGCCTTCGCCGCGTCCGAGGGGCTGGTGATTGCCGCCGGCATCTCGGGCAAGGTCAAGACGGTGTTGCAGATCGTCGCCATCGCCTTGCTGATTTTCTACAATCAGCTCGGCCAATTCAGTCACCTGGCACCGATCTCTCTGTGGATCGCGCTGATCGCGAGCGTCTACTCCGGCCTCGAGTACTTCGCCCTTTTCGGTCGCGAGCTGCTGCGCGAGCACCTGTCGTCCGGTAGCAGTGCCAGCTAG
- a CDS encoding lytic transglycosylase domain-containing protein: MKIFHTLLPSLIAGALLATTGVQAEVRVETRPDGKVVVYNVGTSQRPQAKRSRSTTFRDGSRFAPLVRRHSVRYGLDPALVDAVIRVESSYDPRARSHKGAMGLMQLMPATARELAVENAYDPEQNVRGGVTYLRRMLDHFGSLDLALAAYNAGPTAVTRHSGIPPYAETERYVEKVLSLYRGRPVKVARLSSAPKPRLERDSANRVVLTNKPLR, from the coding sequence TTGAAGATTTTTCACACCCTCTTGCCGTCTCTGATCGCTGGCGCCCTGCTGGCGACGACCGGCGTGCAGGCGGAGGTGCGGGTCGAGACCCGGCCCGATGGCAAGGTGGTGGTCTACAACGTCGGCACGAGCCAGCGGCCGCAGGCCAAGCGGTCCCGTTCGACGACCTTTCGGGATGGCTCCCGCTTCGCGCCACTGGTGCGTCGTCACAGCGTTCGTTATGGCCTCGATCCGGCTTTGGTCGACGCCGTCATCCGAGTCGAGTCTTCCTACGATCCGCGAGCCCGCTCCCACAAAGGGGCGATGGGATTGATGCAGCTGATGCCGGCGACGGCGCGCGAGCTGGCGGTGGAGAATGCCTACGATCCGGAACAGAACGTGCGCGGCGGAGTCACCTATCTGCGGCGAATGCTGGACCATTTCGGCAGTCTGGATCTGGCCTTGGCGGCCTACAACGCCGGGCCGACGGCGGTGACCCGACACTCCGGCATCCCGCCCTATGCCGAGACCGAGCGTTACGTCGAGAAGGTCCTCAGCCTCTACCGCGGTCGGCCGGTGAAGGTGGCCCGGCTGTCGTCGGCCCCCAAGCCGCGGCTCGAGCGCGACAGCGCCAATCGGGTCGTGCTCACCAACAAGCCGCTGCGCTGA